GGAGCTGCTTACTGAGGGACTGCAGACCTATCTTGAGCAACATTGCGAATCCGAACCGGAGTTGCTCAGATACATAAGTCGTGAAACGCATTTGAAGGTTGCAAAACCACAGATGCTTTCAGGACACTACCAGGGTCGTGTCTTAAGTTTTCTAAGCAAACTCATCTCTCCCAAACGAATTCTTGAGATCGGTACCTTTACCGGATATGCCACTATTTGCCTGGCGGAGGGACTGACGGAAGATGGCTTTATTAACACAATAGACGTAAATGAAGAGCTCGAAGACCGTGTAAGAGAATATTTCCGCAGATCTGAATTTGAGAGTAAGATAAGGTATCAGATAGGCGACGCCGCCGTCATAATCCCGGCTCTGAACGAACAATATGATATTGTCTTTATTGATGCGGATAAAAAAAATAATGGAACTTACTACGACCTCGTTTTTGATAAAGTGCGCAAAGGAGGCCTCATCATAGTAGATAATGTACTTTGGTATGGAAAAATAACCTCGGGTGCAACCGACAGCAGAAGTGTGCATATCCGCAGCTTCAATGAAAAAGTAATGAACGATCATCGCGTAGAGAAACTTATCCTTCCTGTACGCGATGGTCTATTGATAATCCGTAAACTGTAATACTATGCTTAAAAAGTTTATTTATGTTAGCCTTATAGTTTTAACAGCAGGCACTGCGTTTGGCCAGAATCCTGCAGATAATTACATCGATACCTATAAAGAAGCCGCCGTCAGCACCATGAACCAGCACGGAATTCCAGCCAGCATCGTTCTTGGTATCGCCATTCATGAATCAGCCAGCGGCACCAGTAAAATTGCACGTTACCTGAACAATCATTTCGGTCTTAAAGGTAAGGGCGGTCCAAAAAAGATCCGTTCATCCTATAAAGGGTACGAAAGTGTTGATGACTGTTACAATGATTTCGTAACTTATCTTAAAACCCGCTTTTCCGGATTATTTACGAAATATACTCCGGCAGATTACCGCGGCTGGGCACTTGGCATACAAAGAGGCGGCTACGCACACAGTCGCTCCTGGGCAAGTCAGGTAATGGCTATAATAAAGAAATACAGGCTTTATGAACTTGATGCAAATGCGGCAAACAATTCTGCAACATTTTCTGTACTAAAGCCATCTGAGCCAAAGGAAGAGGCTAATGATCCGGTGGTCTATCTCGTAAAAAGAGGGGATACACTACTTGAAATAGCCGAACGTTTTGGTACAACAGTAAAAGAAATAAAACTAAGGAATGGCCTTTCAAGCAGTTTGCTGCGAATAGGACAGCAGTTGCATTTATAATAGAGAATGAGAAAATACTTACTGGTGATTGCCTGTGCTGCATTTTTGGTATCGTGCAGCAGCAAAAAGGGTTTGGTGAAGGTTAATAAAACAGGAAAGAAGCCTGATAAAGTTATTTCGGATGACAAACTTGTAAAAGTATATTCTACCAACGGTTATATTGAGCGGTTTAAAGGCATAGCTGTAGAGGAGATGAACAGAAGCGGAATTCCCGCGAGCATTACGCTTGCCCAGGGAATGCTTGAATCGGCGAATGGAAACAGCTCACTGGCGCGCGAGGCAAATAATCACTTTGGCA
The window above is part of the Arcticibacter tournemirensis genome. Proteins encoded here:
- a CDS encoding O-methyltransferase, with protein sequence MELLTEGLQTYLEQHCESEPELLRYISRETHLKVAKPQMLSGHYQGRVLSFLSKLISPKRILEIGTFTGYATICLAEGLTEDGFINTIDVNEELEDRVREYFRRSEFESKIRYQIGDAAVIIPALNEQYDIVFIDADKKNNGTYYDLVFDKVRKGGLIIVDNVLWYGKITSGATDSRSVHIRSFNEKVMNDHRVEKLILPVRDGLLIIRKL
- a CDS encoding glucosaminidase domain-containing protein, with translation MLKKFIYVSLIVLTAGTAFGQNPADNYIDTYKEAAVSTMNQHGIPASIVLGIAIHESASGTSKIARYLNNHFGLKGKGGPKKIRSSYKGYESVDDCYNDFVTYLKTRFSGLFTKYTPADYRGWALGIQRGGYAHSRSWASQVMAIIKKYRLYELDANAANNSATFSVLKPSEPKEEANDPVVYLVKRGDTLLEIAERFGTTVKEIKLRNGLSSSLLRIGQQLHL